One window from the genome of Sphingomonas lacunae encodes:
- a CDS encoding LL-diaminopimelate aminotransferase, which produces MSDEFYRMKRLPPYVIAEVNAMRAAARAAGEDIIDLGMGNPDLPPPPHVIDKLCEVARDPKAHGYSASKGIPGLRRAQANYYGRRFGVTVDPESEVVVTLGSKEGLANLAQAITAPGDVVLAPNPSYPIHTFGFIIAGATIRAVPTTPDERYFESLERAVRFTVPKPSVLIVNYPSNPTAEVVDLAFYERVVAFAKEHGLWVLSDLAYSELYYDGNPTPSILQVPGAKDVAIEFTSLSKSYSMAGWRIGFAVGNKTLIAALTRVKSYLDYGAFTPIQAAAVAALNGPQDIVEQNRQLYQKRRDVLVESFGKAGWEIPVPKASMFCWAPLPPAFREMGSLEFSKQMLTEAGVAVAAGVGYGEEGEGYVRIAMVENEQRIRQAARNIKQWFRSKGVNSAGASADAA; this is translated from the coding sequence ATGTCCGACGAATTCTACCGCATGAAGCGCCTGCCGCCCTATGTCATCGCTGAAGTGAATGCGATGCGGGCCGCCGCGCGGGCCGCGGGTGAGGACATCATCGATTTGGGCATGGGCAACCCTGATCTGCCACCGCCGCCGCATGTCATCGACAAGCTGTGCGAGGTGGCCCGCGATCCCAAGGCACATGGCTATTCTGCATCAAAGGGCATTCCCGGCCTCCGCCGCGCGCAGGCCAATTATTATGGTCGCCGTTTTGGTGTAACCGTCGATCCCGAAAGCGAGGTCGTGGTCACGCTCGGTTCCAAGGAAGGGCTTGCCAACCTAGCCCAGGCGATCACCGCGCCGGGCGATGTCGTGCTGGCGCCCAACCCCAGCTATCCCATTCACACCTTTGGGTTCATCATCGCCGGCGCCACCATACGCGCCGTCCCGACGACGCCTGACGAACGCTATTTCGAGAGCCTCGAACGCGCGGTCCGCTTCACCGTGCCAAAGCCGAGCGTGCTGATCGTCAACTATCCGTCGAACCCGACTGCCGAAGTCGTGGACCTCGCCTTTTACGAGCGCGTGGTTGCCTTCGCCAAGGAACATGGCCTGTGGGTCCTCTCCGACCTCGCCTATTCCGAACTCTATTATGACGGCAATCCGACGCCCTCGATCCTGCAGGTGCCGGGAGCCAAGGATGTTGCGATCGAATTCACCTCACTGTCGAAAAGCTATTCGATGGCCGGCTGGCGCATCGGCTTTGCGGTGGGCAACAAGACGCTGATCGCCGCGCTGACCCGGGTCAAATCCTATCTCGATTATGGTGCCTTCACGCCCATCCAGGCGGCGGCGGTGGCGGCTCTCAACGGCCCGCAGGACATTGTCGAACAGAACCGCCAGCTGTACCAGAAAAGGCGTGACGTGCTGGTCGAAAGCTTTGGCAAGGCCGGCTGGGAGATTCCGGTGCCCAAGGCGTCGATGTTCTGTTGGGCGCCCCTGCCGCCCGCGTTTCGCGAAATGGGCAGCCTTGAATTCTCCAAGCAAATGCTGACCGAGGCCGGCGTCGCCGTCGCCGCTGGTGTCGGCTATGGCGAGGAAGGCGAAGGCTATGTCCGCATCGCCATGGTCGAGAATGAGCAGCGAATCCGCCAGGCGGCGCGCAACATCAAGCAGTGGTTCCGGTCAAAAGGCGTCAACAGCGCCGGGGCATCCGCCGACGCCGCATGA
- a CDS encoding gamma-glutamylcyclotransferase family protein, producing the protein MTNGSAKTPKGPVAVYGTLRPGGRAYAAFHLAERTRFLGPCRIAGRIVDLGGYPGLLPPSEKSSTQVAADLLEVLDPALWSELDHYEGPDYARETVRLAEPDCMANVWIWRHDAGDAPPVPDNDWTLRQSEEIDPADDPASRDSSRGRC; encoded by the coding sequence ATGACCAACGGTTCCGCGAAGACGCCAAAGGGCCCTGTAGCAGTCTATGGCACTTTGCGTCCCGGTGGGCGGGCCTATGCCGCGTTTCATCTTGCCGAACGCACCCGATTCCTCGGGCCGTGTCGCATAGCTGGTCGCATCGTTGATCTGGGAGGGTACCCCGGCCTCCTGCCGCCGTCGGAAAAATCATCAACCCAGGTGGCCGCCGATCTGCTTGAGGTGCTCGATCCTGCGCTTTGGTCAGAGCTCGATCATTATGAGGGGCCCGATTACGCGCGTGAAACCGTCAGGCTGGCAGAGCCTGATTGCATGGCCAATGTCTGGATCTGGCGCCATGACGCAGGCGATGCACCACCGGTTCCGGACAATGACTGGACGCTGCGCCAATCAGAAGAGATAGACCCGGCGGATGATCCCGCAAGCCGCGATAGCAGCAGGGGCCGCTGCTGA
- a CDS encoding DUF2721 domain-containing protein, which produces MIAETIQLSLVPAFLLVATGSFLNVVTGRLARVVDRARDLQQRYGDTEGLEHERVVRELRRLDRRMGVINWSIALCVGCAIVVCIMVAMLFAVGNGRDDLATAVAAAFILAMLLLTAGLIAFLVEVRLAIQTIHVPLEMLEREGAEKIRRGLLPRIY; this is translated from the coding sequence ATGATCGCCGAAACCATCCAGCTCAGCCTGGTTCCGGCTTTTTTGCTGGTGGCGACGGGGAGCTTCCTCAATGTTGTAACCGGCCGGCTGGCGAGGGTGGTCGACCGCGCACGAGACCTGCAACAGCGCTATGGTGATACCGAGGGGCTGGAACATGAACGGGTGGTGCGCGAATTGCGGCGGCTCGACCGGCGCATGGGCGTGATCAACTGGTCGATTGCGTTGTGCGTTGGCTGCGCCATCGTCGTCTGCATCATGGTGGCAATGCTGTTTGCCGTCGGTAATGGCCGTGACGATCTGGCGACGGCAGTGGCTGCCGCCTTCATCCTCGCCATGCTGTTGCTCACAGCTGGATTGATCGCCTTTCTTGTCGAAGTCCGCCTCGCCATTCAGACCATCCACGTGCCCCTTGAGATGCTGGAACGCGAAGGCGCAGAGAAAATCAGGCGTGGTCTCCTGCCGCGCATATATTGA
- a CDS encoding class I SAM-dependent methyltransferase has translation MSRDDGILSRSLRDRIETIAFGAIQWPWLLRSLRGGSRTEKAALLQRLGLSEDALPNLGSWKADTRFLMHIADAVEVLRPQVVVELGCGASSLIIAKSLSLHGGGPLISYDQHANFTAATGSWLAGHGLAADMRHAPLGTPPGDWPGLWYQLEDVPAAIDLLVIDGAPWALHPLVRGAAESLFPRLSDKAMILLDDAARPGERLVVRRWRQRWPAMRFDHDRRGAKGTLIGRWRQAA, from the coding sequence TTGTCTAGAGACGACGGCATCTTGTCGCGTTCGTTGCGCGACAGGATCGAGACCATTGCCTTTGGCGCGATCCAGTGGCCGTGGCTGTTGAGATCGTTGCGTGGCGGAAGCCGAACAGAGAAAGCCGCACTGTTGCAGCGCCTCGGCCTGTCAGAAGACGCCCTGCCCAACCTTGGCAGCTGGAAAGCCGATACCCGTTTCCTGATGCACATTGCTGACGCCGTCGAAGTACTGCGCCCACAGGTGGTAGTCGAACTGGGATGCGGGGCGAGCAGCCTGATCATCGCCAAATCGCTCTCGCTGCACGGCGGTGGCCCACTGATCAGCTATGACCAGCATGCCAATTTCACAGCTGCAACCGGCAGCTGGCTTGCCGGTCATGGCCTTGCCGCAGACATGCGCCATGCGCCATTGGGCACGCCGCCGGGTGATTGGCCGGGGTTATGGTATCAGCTTGAAGATGTGCCAGCCGCAATCGACCTTCTGGTTATAGATGGGGCTCCATGGGCGCTGCATCCGCTGGTGCGTGGCGCGGCGGAAAGCCTTTTTCCACGCCTGTCCGACAAGGCCATGATCCTGCTCGACGATGCGGCCCGTCCCGGCGAGCGGCTGGTCGTCCGCCGATGGCGCCAACGCTGGCCCGCCATGCGGTTCGACCATGACCGGCGAGGGGCAAAGGGAACATTGATCGGCCGCTGGCGCCAGGCGGCCTAA
- a CDS encoding MFS transporter, with product MAYPPTATSGVAAPTTPMPAARAMLWVLLLVYILNFLDRQILNILAEPIKAELGLSDTQLGLLAGPAFAVFYAVLGIPIARYADRASTNRVTLISVSLAVWSLMTALCGFVGNFWQLLMARIGVGVGEAGCTPSAHSLIADSVPAERRSSAIAFFGLGVPIGSLLGLIIGGTVNDLYGWRAALWLVGAPGLLLALVVPLLIKEPRSPASRAAAREAERSPDPSAPARQSVASAIREAFSSKAFTWLFIAASVTAFLSYGKGLWTISFFIRSHGLSTTQAGLSMAIALGVAGIIGTWLGGKIADVYGTKDKRHLLTFPAYGMAIAAPILFLGYTVESWQIAVLLLIVPTILNAAYYGPAYACVQGLVRPELRSVAASMVVFGQNLIGLGAGPLAFGMLSDYLQPVAGQESVRWVLYGAAWLGLIPAFFFWRASLLLGKEMKSG from the coding sequence GTGGCCTACCCCCCAACAGCCACCAGTGGCGTTGCCGCGCCGACTACACCTATGCCAGCCGCGCGGGCCATGCTTTGGGTCCTGTTGCTGGTTTATATCCTCAACTTCCTCGACCGGCAGATTCTCAACATATTGGCGGAACCCATCAAGGCCGAGCTCGGGCTCAGCGATACGCAGCTAGGCCTGCTTGCCGGTCCGGCCTTCGCCGTCTTTTACGCTGTCCTCGGCATTCCCATCGCCCGCTATGCCGACAGGGCCTCCACCAACCGGGTGACACTGATTTCCGTATCTCTCGCCGTCTGGTCATTGATGACCGCATTGTGCGGCTTCGTCGGCAATTTCTGGCAGTTGCTAATGGCCCGCATTGGTGTCGGCGTGGGCGAGGCGGGATGCACCCCATCCGCCCACTCGCTGATCGCTGATTCTGTGCCAGCGGAGCGCCGGTCCTCGGCCATCGCCTTTTTCGGCCTTGGCGTGCCGATCGGCAGCCTGCTCGGCCTGATCATCGGTGGGACCGTCAACGATCTTTACGGCTGGCGAGCCGCTCTTTGGCTGGTCGGAGCGCCCGGCCTGCTGCTCGCGCTCGTCGTGCCGCTGCTAATCAAGGAACCGCGCAGCCCCGCGTCGCGAGCCGCCGCGCGAGAAGCCGAACGTTCACCCGATCCGTCGGCGCCTGCCAGGCAATCGGTCGCTTCGGCCATCCGGGAGGCTTTTTCGTCAAAGGCCTTTACCTGGTTGTTCATTGCGGCGTCTGTCACGGCTTTTCTTTCCTATGGAAAGGGATTGTGGACGATCAGCTTCTTCATCCGCAGCCATGGCCTGTCGACTACCCAGGCCGGCCTGTCGATGGCAATCGCACTCGGTGTCGCGGGGATCATCGGCACTTGGTTGGGGGGCAAGATCGCTGACGTCTATGGCACCAAGGACAAACGCCACCTGCTAACCTTCCCGGCCTATGGCATGGCCATTGCCGCGCCGATCCTGTTCCTCGGTTACACGGTGGAAAGTTGGCAGATCGCGGTGCTGTTGCTCATCGTGCCAACCATTCTCAACGCTGCCTATTATGGCCCCGCCTATGCCTGTGTGCAGGGGCTCGTGCGTCCCGAACTTCGGTCAGTGGCTGCGTCAATGGTCGTTTTTGGCCAGAACCTAATCGGTCTTGGTGCCGGGCCGCTCGCTTTTGGCATGTTATCCGACTATCTCCAGCCTGTGGCCGGACAGGAAAGTGTCCGCTGGGTCCTCTATGGCGCTGCCTGGCTGGGCCTGATCCCGGCCTTCTTCTTCTGGCGTGCCAGTTTGCTGCTCGGCAAGGAGATGAAGAGCGGCTGA
- a CDS encoding adenylosuccinate synthase produces MANVAVIGAQWGDEGKGKIVDWLASRADAVVRFQGGHNAGHTLVVGENVYKLSLLPSGIVTGTLSIIGNGVVLDPWALQAEVEKLRGQGVVITPDNFAIADNCPLILPFHRDLDGLREAAAGSGKIGTTGRGIGPAYEDKVGRRAIRVCDLAHLDQLDPQIDRLCAHHDALRAGFGQPPIDRAKLLADLGGIADFVLQYAQPVWKRLNQVRKAGARILFEGAQGVLLDIDHGTYPFVTSSNTVSGTAASGSGLGPSAIGFVLGIAKAYTTRVGSGPFPTELDDEIGQRLGERGHEFGTVTGRKRRCGWFDAVLVRQACAVSGVTGIALTKLDVLDGFETIRICTGYRLRGQVLDYYPSHAADQAAVEPIYEEMPGWQETTAGARSYADLPAQAIKYIQRVQELIETPIALVSTSPEREDTILIRDPFTD; encoded by the coding sequence ATGGCAAATGTCGCGGTGATCGGCGCCCAATGGGGTGACGAGGGCAAGGGCAAGATTGTCGACTGGCTGGCCAGCCGCGCCGATGCCGTTGTCCGTTTCCAGGGCGGTCACAATGCCGGCCATACGCTGGTGGTGGGCGAAAATGTGTATAAACTCTCGCTGCTCCCCTCCGGCATCGTCACCGGCACACTGTCGATCATCGGCAATGGCGTCGTGCTCGACCCTTGGGCCTTGCAGGCCGAAGTGGAAAAGCTGCGCGGTCAGGGCGTCGTCATCACCCCGGACAATTTTGCCATCGCCGACAATTGCCCGCTGATCCTCCCCTTCCATCGCGACCTTGACGGTCTGCGAGAGGCGGCGGCTGGCAGTGGCAAGATCGGCACGACAGGGCGCGGCATTGGCCCGGCGTATGAGGACAAGGTTGGCCGCCGGGCCATCCGCGTCTGTGACCTTGCTCATCTCGACCAGCTCGACCCGCAGATCGACAGGCTGTGCGCGCACCATGACGCGCTACGCGCCGGATTTGGTCAGCCGCCGATCGACCGGGCCAAGCTGCTCGCCGACCTTGGCGGGATTGCCGACTTTGTCCTTCAATATGCGCAGCCGGTGTGGAAGCGCCTGAATCAGGTGCGCAAGGCCGGTGCCCGCATCCTGTTCGAGGGCGCACAGGGCGTGCTGCTCGACATTGACCATGGCACCTATCCCTTCGTCACCAGCTCGAACACCGTTTCGGGCACAGCGGCCAGCGGGTCGGGCCTTGGCCCCAGCGCCATCGGCTTCGTGCTGGGCATCGCCAAGGCTTATACGACCCGCGTCGGTTCAGGTCCGTTCCCGACCGAACTGGACGACGAAATCGGTCAGCGGCTCGGCGAGCGCGGCCATGAATTTGGCACTGTCACCGGACGCAAGCGCCGCTGTGGCTGGTTTGATGCCGTGCTGGTGCGACAGGCCTGTGCCGTATCGGGCGTGACCGGCATCGCGCTGACCAAGCTTGACGTGCTCGATGGGTTCGAGACGATCCGCATCTGCACCGGCTATCGCCTGCGTGGACAGGTGCTCGACTATTACCCCAGCCATGCGGCTGATCAGGCCGCCGTCGAGCCCATCTATGAGGAGATGCCCGGCTGGCAGGAAACAACCGCAGGTGCGCGCAGCTATGCCGACCTGCCGGCGCAGGCGATCAAATATATCCAGCGCGTGCAGGAGTTGATCGAAACGCCGATCGCTCTCGTTTCGACCAGTCCCGAACGCGAGGACACCATCCTGATCCGCGACCCCTTCACCGATTGA
- a CDS encoding alpha/beta hydrolase, with amino-acid sequence MLTLSLALMFATPGFAAAEPAQPAAQLQRRSGRLGGMLARRRGGDSEAGAGTTALPPGSTLIRYGNSEAQRIRFWPAPGGAGTGSRRPPLAIYVHGGGWQHGAPEMVAEKPAWFAAHGWAFASVGYRLLPEAPVEEQAADIGRAIVRLRSEAAEHGFDPDRILLLGHSAGAHLSALVGTDPRYAGSGFAAIRGVIPIDGAAYDVVQQMQEGGRFMMRRTYVPAFGTDPVRQRALSPTTHSGGQDAPDWLILFDSGRDDAVSQSARLAGGLERAGARVQQQGIHFDDRSVMQRHRRMNVEFGTPGYAGNASVEAFMRRIEGR; translated from the coding sequence ATGCTCACCCTGTCGCTTGCCCTGATGTTTGCCACTCCAGGATTTGCCGCGGCCGAACCGGCGCAGCCGGCAGCACAGTTGCAACGACGTTCAGGACGCCTTGGTGGCATGCTCGCGCGGCGACGTGGCGGCGATTCAGAGGCGGGAGCCGGTACTACGGCCCTGCCTCCTGGTTCCACGCTGATCCGCTATGGCAACAGTGAGGCGCAACGCATCCGCTTCTGGCCGGCTCCTGGCGGCGCAGGCACGGGAAGCCGCCGCCCTCCGCTGGCCATCTATGTCCACGGTGGTGGCTGGCAGCATGGCGCACCGGAGATGGTGGCCGAAAAACCTGCGTGGTTTGCGGCACATGGATGGGCCTTTGCCTCTGTCGGCTACCGATTGCTGCCCGAAGCCCCGGTCGAGGAGCAGGCTGCTGACATCGGACGGGCAATTGTCCGGTTGCGCAGTGAGGCTGCCGAGCACGGTTTTGACCCCGATCGCATCCTGTTGCTCGGTCACAGCGCCGGGGCGCACCTTTCGGCTCTGGTGGGTACTGACCCGCGCTATGCAGGTTCGGGCTTTGCAGCAATCCGCGGGGTCATCCCGATAGATGGGGCCGCTTATGATGTGGTACAGCAGATGCAGGAAGGCGGTCGATTCATGATGCGGCGCACCTATGTCCCCGCCTTTGGCACAGATCCTGTTCGCCAGCGCGCCTTGTCTCCCACCACCCATTCGGGCGGCCAGGATGCACCCGACTGGCTGATCCTGTTTGATAGCGGCCGCGATGACGCTGTCAGCCAGTCTGCACGGCTGGCCGGTGGGTTGGAGCGAGCGGGCGCACGCGTCCAGCAGCAGGGCATCCACTTTGACGACCGGAGCGTGATGCAACGACACCGCCGCATGAATGTCGAATTCGGCACGCCGGGCTATGCGGGCAATGCGTCGGTAGAGGCCTTTATGCGGCGCATCGAGGGACGGTGA
- a CDS encoding ATP phosphoribosyltransferase regulatory subunit has product MTRTTPKLLPEGLRDRLPEEAEAASRVTRALIDAMAGHGYRRIAPPIAEFRETLAGDAHDPASRDLLRFTDPVSRRTLAIRPDITRQVGRIATSRLSSAARPLRLSYAGQVVKLTATTLWPDREMMQVGAELIGNDSLSAVTEVLTVAVDALIAAGVTGITVDLTLPDLVDTLAATAFPLDADAIEAVKAELDAKDAGALAGLGAQAYLPLIAATGPFPKALDRLRAIDAGGVLASRIAALEALAASVGDRVTVTLDPTERHGFEYQSWIGFSIFVAGHAVTIGRGGSYAITHPDGRIEPAVGFSLYPDPLIGAGLGVEVNEARALFLPIGHDVSAAARLRSEGWVTIAALADSDDPQALGCTHKLAGGAAVSL; this is encoded by the coding sequence ATGACCCGAACGACTCCGAAGCTGTTGCCCGAAGGCCTGCGTGACCGGCTACCCGAAGAGGCCGAGGCCGCTTCACGCGTGACCCGCGCACTGATCGACGCGATGGCCGGCCATGGCTATCGCCGGATCGCTCCGCCGATCGCCGAGTTTCGCGAAACACTGGCCGGAGACGCGCACGACCCCGCCTCACGCGACCTGTTGCGCTTCACTGATCCCGTATCGCGCCGCACGCTCGCCATTCGTCCGGACATCACGCGGCAGGTCGGTCGCATTGCCACTTCGCGCCTGTCGTCTGCAGCACGCCCGCTTCGCCTGTCCTATGCCGGGCAAGTGGTGAAACTGACCGCGACGACCCTCTGGCCCGACCGGGAAATGATGCAGGTCGGCGCCGAACTGATCGGCAATGACAGTCTCTCCGCTGTTACCGAAGTACTGACGGTGGCCGTCGACGCGCTGATCGCCGCCGGTGTCACGGGCATTACGGTCGACCTGACATTGCCCGATCTGGTGGACACTCTTGCGGCCACAGCCTTTCCGCTGGATGCCGATGCGATTGAAGCAGTCAAGGCAGAACTGGACGCTAAGGATGCCGGCGCGCTGGCCGGATTGGGGGCACAGGCGTATCTTCCGCTGATTGCCGCTACCGGCCCCTTCCCCAAGGCGCTTGACAGGCTGCGCGCCATCGATGCCGGCGGGGTCCTGGCCAGCCGCATTGCCGCGCTGGAGGCGCTCGCGGCGAGCGTTGGGGACCGGGTCACCGTCACGCTTGACCCGACCGAACGACATGGTTTTGAATATCAAAGCTGGATCGGTTTTTCGATCTTCGTCGCCGGTCATGCGGTAACCATTGGCCGTGGCGGCAGCTATGCCATCACGCACCCTGATGGCCGCATTGAACCGGCGGTCGGATTCTCGCTCTATCCCGATCCATTGATCGGTGCGGGACTGGGTGTCGAGGTGAACGAGGCGAGGGCGCTGTTCCTGCCGATCGGCCATGATGTCTCAGCGGCGGCTCGTCTGCGCAGCGAAGGCTGGGTGACCATCGCCGCCCTCGCCGACAGCGATGACCCGCAAGCGCTGGGCTGTACCCACAAGCTGGCAGGTGGAGCAGCGGTCAGTCTCTGA